A stretch of Saccharothrix texasensis DNA encodes these proteins:
- a CDS encoding response regulator, translating to MIKVMLADDEDLVRSGLRMILSSAGDMEVVAECDDGHLVADLARRHRPHVVLLDIRMRSSDGLMALRRLRAIPDPPKIAMLTTFDVDEYVSEALRLGASGFLLKDTEPEQLVRAVRDLAVGGAVLDPGVAARVLAAVADGERAAEPARRLLASLSEREREVLVLIGQGMSNAEIGGTLHLSEATVKGYVSSVLGKIGAVNRVQAALVAFRGGLIA from the coding sequence GTGATCAAGGTGATGCTGGCCGATGACGAAGACCTCGTCCGGTCCGGCCTTCGCATGATCCTCAGCAGCGCAGGCGACATGGAGGTCGTGGCCGAGTGTGACGACGGGCACCTGGTGGCCGACCTGGCACGCCGGCACCGCCCGCACGTCGTGCTGCTGGACATCCGGATGCGGTCGTCCGACGGGTTGATGGCGCTGCGCAGGCTGCGCGCCATTCCCGACCCGCCGAAGATCGCCATGCTGACCACGTTCGACGTGGACGAGTACGTCTCCGAGGCGCTGCGGTTGGGCGCTTCGGGATTCCTGCTCAAGGACACCGAACCGGAACAGCTGGTGCGGGCTGTGCGCGACCTCGCCGTGGGTGGCGCGGTGCTCGACCCCGGTGTGGCGGCACGGGTTTTGGCGGCGGTCGCCGACGGCGAACGGGCGGCCGAGCCCGCCCGGCGGCTGCTCGCCTCGCTGTCCGAACGGGAGCGCGAGGTGTTGGTCCTCATCGGACAGGGCATGTCGAACGCGGAGATCGGCGGGACGCTGCACCTGTCCGAGGCGACGGTCAAGGGGTACGTGTCGTCGGTGTTGGGCAAGATCGGTGCGGTGAACCGGGTTCAGGCGGCGTTGGTGGCGTTCCGGGGCGGCCTGATCGCGTGA
- a CDS encoding EthD family reductase has protein sequence MVKYVALYRKPADVEAFDEAYFTSHLPLVEKTPGLLRAEVAKVTRVFVPGFLGEHELHIVAEMHFESAEAMKAAFGSPEWHAAGANLSEIGGVELVAMFAAEVVDR, from the coding sequence ATGGTCAAGTACGTCGCCCTGTACCGGAAACCTGCCGACGTCGAGGCGTTCGACGAGGCCTACTTCACGTCCCACCTGCCGTTGGTGGAGAAGACACCGGGTCTGCTGCGGGCCGAGGTGGCGAAGGTGACCCGCGTCTTCGTGCCCGGTTTCCTCGGCGAGCACGAGCTGCACATCGTGGCCGAGATGCACTTCGAGTCCGCCGAGGCCATGAAAGCGGCCTTCGGGTCGCCGGAGTGGCACGCCGCGGGCGCGAACCTGTCCGAGATCGGCGGCGTCGAGCTGGTGGCGATGTTCGCCGCGGAGGTCGTGGACCGGTGA
- a CDS encoding GNAT family N-acetyltransferase has translation MRIRELTPDDVGEADRLRRVAFGGIGEPSLRPGRRGLLAEVDGHVAGLLTIKDFHQFWGGSTVPMGGVGGVAVDPWARGRGVAGALLDAALRDMRERGQVVSALYATVPAVYRSRGWERSGVFEWLEFPLDRMPAGARVATRPLVAGDLPAVRACYLDVASTVDGLVDRSPPTIAADDLLDEAVVSVVPGHDGEVRGYLAAERDAGGLRVHDLIGRDATTQLGLLRELGGWAGVLDRARLLVTDPAVTGLLTNQAIEHTVTTSAWLLRVVDLPAAVAARGWPAAAWLKPAAVDLDVVDEHAPWHAGRRRLVVEDGSVRVEAGGNGAVRLHARALGPWFSGMQDSHALRRAGLLDGDGALLDRLVGAPGVPRLADYF, from the coding sequence GTGCGGATCCGTGAGCTGACCCCGGACGACGTCGGCGAGGCCGACCGGCTGCGCCGGGTCGCGTTCGGCGGCATCGGCGAGCCGTCGTTGCGGCCCGGCCGGCGAGGCCTGCTGGCCGAGGTGGACGGGCACGTGGCGGGCCTGCTCACGATCAAGGACTTCCACCAGTTCTGGGGCGGCTCGACGGTGCCGATGGGCGGCGTCGGCGGCGTGGCCGTCGACCCCTGGGCGCGGGGGCGCGGGGTGGCCGGCGCGCTGCTCGACGCGGCGTTGCGGGACATGCGGGAACGCGGCCAGGTGGTGTCCGCGCTGTACGCGACCGTGCCCGCGGTGTACCGGTCGCGCGGGTGGGAGCGGTCCGGTGTGTTCGAGTGGCTGGAGTTCCCGCTGGACCGGATGCCCGCCGGCGCGCGCGTGGCCACCCGGCCCCTGGTGGCGGGCGACCTCCCCGCGGTGCGGGCGTGCTACCTGGACGTCGCGTCCACCGTGGACGGGCTCGTGGACCGCAGCCCGCCGACCATCGCCGCCGACGACCTGCTGGACGAGGCCGTGGTGTCGGTGGTGCCCGGCCACGACGGCGAGGTGCGCGGGTACCTGGCGGCCGAGCGCGACGCCGGCGGGCTGCGGGTCCACGACCTCATCGGCCGGGACGCGACGACGCAGCTCGGGCTGCTGCGGGAACTGGGCGGCTGGGCCGGCGTGCTCGACCGGGCGCGGCTGCTGGTCACCGACCCGGCCGTGACCGGCCTGCTGACCAACCAGGCGATCGAGCACACCGTGACCACGTCCGCGTGGCTGCTGCGGGTGGTCGACCTGCCGGCGGCGGTGGCGGCGCGCGGCTGGCCGGCGGCGGCGTGGCTCAAACCCGCCGCCGTGGACCTCGACGTGGTCGACGAGCACGCGCCGTGGCACGCGGGACGTCGCCGCCTGGTGGTGGAGGACGGGTCGGTGCGCGTCGAGGCGGGCGGCAACGGGGCCGTGCGGCTGCACGCGCGTGCGCTCGGGCCGTGGTTCAGCGGGATGCAGGACAGCCACGCGTTGCGCCGGGCCGGGCTGCTCGACGGCGACGGCGCGCTGCTCGACCGGCTGGTCGGCGCGCCCGGCGTGCCGCGACTGGCGGATTACTTCTGA
- a CDS encoding MerR family transcriptional regulator: MELLTIGAFARAVRLSPKALRLYDELGLLTPARVDPLSGYRLYSPDQVERARLVAWLRRLGMPLARIRGVCELAPADAAAEVRAYWAQVEADTAARRGLASSLVERLTGKDTTTMTLALRYALRTDQGLVRESNQDVGYAGQRLLAVADGFGARGEPLSSMAIDTLAALDTAIPAGELLNALADAVRQAGTAVREYLSANPTDECSGTTLTALVLSGSRLGLVHVGDARVYLLRGGRLFRITHDHTAVQSLIAEGRLTEEEAVSHPQRSLLVRALHGEAVEPDLALHDALPGDRYLLCSDGLHTVVPEEELRRVLVSEDEPEEATRRLVGLANAGGGPDNVVCVVADVVPG; this comes from the coding sequence GTGGAGCTGCTGACGATCGGCGCGTTCGCACGGGCGGTCCGGCTGTCGCCGAAGGCGTTGCGGCTCTACGACGAGCTGGGGCTGCTGACGCCCGCCCGGGTGGACCCGCTGTCGGGGTACCGGCTGTACTCGCCGGACCAGGTCGAGCGGGCTCGGCTGGTGGCGTGGCTGCGCCGGCTCGGGATGCCGCTGGCCCGCATCCGAGGGGTGTGCGAGCTGGCGCCGGCGGACGCCGCGGCCGAGGTGCGCGCCTACTGGGCGCAGGTCGAAGCCGACACCGCGGCCCGCCGGGGCCTCGCCTCCTCCCTCGTGGAGCGACTCACCGGGAAGGACACCACCACCATGACGCTCGCGCTTCGCTACGCGCTGAGGACCGACCAGGGGCTCGTCCGCGAGTCGAACCAGGACGTCGGCTACGCGGGGCAGCGGCTGCTGGCCGTGGCCGACGGGTTCGGCGCGCGGGGGGAACCGCTCAGCTCGATGGCCATCGACACGCTCGCCGCGCTGGACACCGCCATCCCGGCCGGCGAGCTGCTCAACGCGTTGGCGGACGCCGTGCGGCAGGCGGGCACGGCGGTGCGGGAGTACCTGTCGGCCAACCCCACCGACGAGTGCAGCGGCACGACGTTGACCGCGTTGGTGCTGTCCGGGTCGCGGCTGGGCCTGGTGCACGTCGGTGACGCGCGGGTCTACCTGCTGCGCGGCGGCCGGCTGTTCCGCATCACGCACGACCACACGGCCGTGCAGTCGTTGATCGCGGAGGGCCGGCTGACCGAGGAGGAGGCGGTCAGCCACCCGCAGCGGTCGCTGCTGGTGCGCGCCCTGCACGGCGAGGCGGTGGAGCCGGACCTGGCGCTGCACGACGCCCTGCCCGGTGACCGGTACCTGCTGTGCTCCGACGGCCTGCACACCGTGGTGCCGGAGGAGGAGCTGCGGCGGGTGCTGGTGTCGGAGGACGAGCCGGAGGAGGCGACGCGGCGGTTGGTCGGGCTGGCCAACGCCGGCGGCGGACCGGACAACGTGGTGTGCGTGGTCGCGGACGTGGTGCCGGGCTAG
- a CDS encoding histidine phosphatase family protein has translation MRIILLRHGQSLGNVDELAYCRVPDHALPLTGLGEQQARDAGPRIKDLLDGDPAAVYVSPYVRTRATLRNLELGHQQERTVAEPRLREQDWGNLQDPVRQEVLKHQRHAFGHFFFRLPNGESGADVDDRLAAFLTDLETRMRDPAHPATALVVSHGLTIRLLCRRLFGWSIELFESLSNLETCEHRVLTHDGSQWRLDRPFDQWRASPDGETQGPIG, from the coding sequence GTGCGGATCATCCTGCTGCGCCACGGGCAGAGCCTGGGCAACGTCGACGAGCTGGCCTACTGCCGCGTCCCCGACCACGCCCTCCCGCTGACCGGGCTGGGCGAACAACAGGCCCGCGACGCCGGGCCGCGGATCAAGGACCTCCTCGACGGCGACCCGGCGGCGGTCTACGTCAGCCCGTACGTGCGGACCAGGGCCACCTTGCGCAACCTCGAACTCGGCCACCAGCAGGAGCGCACGGTGGCCGAGCCGAGGTTGCGCGAGCAGGACTGGGGCAACCTCCAGGACCCGGTGCGGCAGGAGGTGCTCAAGCACCAGCGGCACGCGTTCGGCCACTTCTTCTTCCGGCTGCCCAACGGCGAGTCCGGCGCGGACGTGGACGACCGCCTGGCCGCGTTCCTGACCGACCTGGAGACCCGGATGCGGGACCCGGCCCACCCGGCCACGGCGCTGGTCGTCTCGCACGGCCTCACCATCCGGCTGCTGTGCCGCCGGCTGTTCGGGTGGAGCATCGAGCTGTTCGAGTCCCTGTCGAACCTGGAGACCTGCGAGCACCGGGTCCTGACCCACGACGGTTCGCAGTGGCGCCTGGACCGGCCGTTCGACCAGTGGCGGGCGTCCCCGGACGGCGAGACCCAGGGACCGATCGGCTAG
- a CDS encoding 3-hydroxyacyl-CoA dehydrogenase family protein, translated as MIAVVIGGGTMGAGVAHLLLAGGHDVVLVEAGADRAAAARRAVEASLAKAADRGKLAVPPAELLTRLTVAERLDTGVGRGAALVVEAVPEDLGLKRQVLGDAARACPDAVLASNTSSLSISALAEGLPGERVLGMHFFNPVPVQQLVELVHHPGVAADVVARVRGWAEELGKTVIEVRDAPGFATSRLGVAVGMEAIRMLEEGVASAEDVDTGMRLGYGWPMGPLRLTDLVGLDVRLAIAEHLAAELGPRFEPPSLLREKVAAGQLGRKTGQGFFTW; from the coding sequence GTGATCGCGGTGGTGATCGGCGGCGGCACGATGGGCGCCGGAGTCGCCCACCTGCTCCTGGCCGGCGGGCACGACGTGGTGCTGGTGGAGGCGGGCGCGGACCGGGCGGCGGCGGCGCGGCGCGCGGTGGAGGCGTCGCTGGCCAAGGCCGCCGACCGCGGCAAGCTGGCCGTGCCGCCCGCCGAGCTGCTGACGCGCCTGACCGTGGCCGAACGGCTCGACACCGGGGTCGGACGCGGCGCGGCGCTCGTGGTCGAGGCCGTGCCCGAGGACCTCGGGCTGAAGCGGCAGGTGCTCGGCGACGCGGCCCGCGCCTGCCCGGACGCGGTGCTGGCGTCGAACACGTCGTCCTTGTCGATCTCGGCGCTGGCCGAGGGGCTGCCGGGCGAGCGGGTGCTGGGGATGCACTTCTTCAACCCCGTGCCCGTGCAGCAGCTCGTCGAGCTGGTGCACCACCCCGGGGTCGCCGCCGACGTGGTGGCGCGGGTCCGCGGCTGGGCCGAGGAGCTGGGCAAGACCGTGATCGAGGTGCGGGACGCGCCGGGGTTCGCCACGTCGCGGCTCGGGGTGGCGGTCGGCATGGAAGCGATCCGGATGCTCGAAGAGGGCGTCGCCTCCGCCGAGGACGTCGACACCGGGATGCGGCTCGGGTACGGGTGGCCCATGGGTCCGCTGCGGCTGACCGACCTGGTCGGGCTGGACGTGCGGCTGGCGATCGCCGAGCACCTCGCGGCCGAGCTGGGCCCGCGCTTCGAGCCGCCGTCGCTGCTGCGGGAGAAGGTCGCGGCGGGTCAGCTCGGCCGGAAGACCGGTCAGGGGTTCTTCACCTGGTAG
- the bluB gene encoding 5,6-dimethylbenzimidazole synthase — translation MSFYDVLHRRRDTRGEFTGAPIPPDVLRRVLSAAHAAPSVGLSQPWDFILVRDEHTRRAFRDHVHAERSVFASGLDPRQAELFARIKVEGIMESTVGVVVTYDPDRGSPAVLGRHAIADAGLYSVCLAIQNLWLAATAEGLGVGWVSFYREDVLRRMLDIPQPLRPVAWLCVGPVEGLPDTPDLERHGWRNRLPLEAVLHEERYTRRSGR, via the coding sequence ATGAGCTTCTACGACGTCCTGCACCGCCGGAGGGACACCAGGGGCGAGTTCACCGGCGCCCCGATCCCGCCGGACGTGCTGCGCCGGGTGCTCAGCGCAGCGCACGCCGCGCCCAGCGTGGGCCTGTCCCAGCCGTGGGACTTCATCCTCGTGCGCGACGAGCACACCCGCCGCGCGTTCCGCGACCACGTCCACGCCGAGCGCAGCGTCTTCGCCTCCGGACTGGACCCCCGGCAGGCCGAGCTGTTCGCCCGGATCAAGGTCGAGGGGATCATGGAGTCCACGGTCGGCGTGGTCGTCACCTACGACCCCGACCGCGGCTCGCCCGCCGTGCTCGGCAGGCACGCCATCGCCGACGCCGGCCTCTACTCGGTGTGCCTGGCGATCCAGAACCTGTGGCTGGCCGCCACCGCCGAGGGCCTCGGCGTCGGCTGGGTCAGCTTCTACCGGGAGGACGTGCTCCGCCGGATGCTCGACATCCCCCAGCCCCTGCGCCCGGTGGCGTGGCTGTGCGTCGGGCCGGTCGAGGGCCTGCCGGACACCCCGGACCTGGAACGGCACGGCTGGCGCAACCGCCTGCCCTTGGAGGCAGTGCTGCACGAGGAGCGGTACACCCGCCGTTCCGGCCGGTAG
- a CDS encoding GGDEF domain-containing protein: MEQRDRPVAGQAPQLDLEVKALLNAGRLAEANTLFDQVVSRVPPGVDRWQRSAVLVDRAKLAWRLGRIPLALELAAEGWTDLDGEHDDNPAAAQAMHALAYLLEGIGNRRAAVDMLRLSVQVARRAAERSPGAVEILGHCLQGLGGTLNFRAISSPPDRAPAIFEEARGYLREGLDLVEEKHMRRALLAAYSRSLAGVGELDQAEEHAQEALRQAEGAGDKWASAVACWVLAVVRREQGDLVRARTLASRAVAASESINDPSLLLRFSLDLADICAEMGDHVGEATALRCSVAASRTATETLQEGLGQALEQRRVAVQAQRLAVAAQEAAARDPLTGLANRLGLERAAAGLLESTAARGRVPWLVLVDVDRFKGVNDDAGHAAGDATLREIAQLLRRECRAADLVARWAGDEFVVLLGAADGNTLEVGPTVAERIRAAVDNHDWTVVLGTACHPTVSIGVAAGPATLDHLFAAADMALYRAKRHGRNRVEVEPHLTPTTPEAISGN; the protein is encoded by the coding sequence GTGGAGCAGCGAGATCGGCCGGTAGCCGGGCAGGCCCCGCAACTCGACCTCGAGGTCAAGGCGTTGCTGAACGCCGGCCGCCTGGCCGAGGCCAACACCCTGTTCGACCAGGTGGTGAGCCGGGTGCCACCTGGCGTCGACCGCTGGCAGCGCTCCGCCGTCCTGGTCGACCGCGCCAAGCTCGCCTGGCGCCTCGGCCGCATCCCGCTGGCCCTCGAACTGGCCGCCGAGGGCTGGACCGACCTCGACGGCGAGCACGACGACAACCCGGCCGCCGCCCAGGCGATGCACGCCCTCGCCTACCTGCTGGAGGGCATCGGCAACCGCCGTGCCGCCGTGGACATGCTGCGCCTGTCCGTCCAGGTGGCCCGTCGCGCCGCCGAGCGCTCACCGGGGGCCGTCGAGATCCTGGGCCACTGCCTGCAAGGCTTGGGCGGCACTTTGAACTTCCGCGCGATCTCCTCACCGCCCGACCGCGCCCCGGCGATCTTCGAAGAAGCCCGGGGCTACCTCAGAGAAGGCCTCGACCTGGTCGAAGAGAAGCACATGCGCCGCGCCCTGCTGGCCGCGTACAGCCGTTCGCTGGCCGGCGTCGGCGAGTTGGACCAAGCCGAGGAGCACGCCCAGGAGGCGCTGCGCCAAGCCGAGGGGGCCGGCGACAAGTGGGCGTCCGCCGTCGCCTGCTGGGTCCTCGCGGTGGTCCGGCGGGAGCAAGGCGACCTGGTCCGGGCCCGCACCCTGGCGAGCCGCGCGGTCGCCGCCTCGGAGTCCATCAACGACCCGTCCCTGCTGCTGCGGTTCTCCCTGGACCTGGCCGACATCTGCGCCGAGATGGGCGACCACGTCGGCGAGGCCACCGCGCTGCGCTGCTCGGTGGCCGCGAGCCGCACCGCCACCGAGACCCTCCAAGAAGGACTCGGCCAGGCGCTCGAACAACGTCGCGTCGCCGTGCAGGCGCAACGCCTGGCCGTCGCCGCCCAGGAAGCCGCCGCCCGCGACCCCCTCACCGGCCTGGCCAACCGCCTCGGCCTGGAACGGGCCGCCGCCGGCCTGCTGGAGAGCACCGCCGCCCGGGGCCGCGTGCCCTGGCTCGTCCTCGTCGACGTCGACCGCTTCAAGGGCGTCAACGACGACGCCGGCCACGCCGCGGGCGACGCCACCCTGCGCGAGATCGCCCAACTCCTCCGCCGCGAGTGCCGTGCCGCCGACCTGGTCGCCCGCTGGGCGGGCGACGAGTTCGTGGTCCTGCTCGGCGCCGCCGACGGCAACACCCTCGAAGTGGGCCCGACCGTCGCCGAACGCATCCGTGCCGCCGTGGACAACCACGACTGGACCGTCGTCCTGGGCACCGCCTGCCACCCCACCGTGAGCATCGGCGTGGCCGCCGGCCCAGCCACCCTGGACCACCTCTTCGCCGCCGCCGACATGGCCCTCTACCGCGCCAAACGCCACGGCCGCAACCGCGTCGAAGTCGAACCCCACCTCACCCCGACCACCCCGGAAGCCATCTCCGGCAACTGA
- a CDS encoding peptidoglycan recognition protein family protein → MRRRSLLTGLAGAGVLVGLGSSPALGSPVLPIRSCADWGARPPSQPTSVVNERPVRILIHHTASANVTDYSQAAAYANARWIQNLHMDTNGWIDSGQHFTNSRGGFLMEGRHGSLAALRAGDRVVVGAHCPGQNTAAIGIENEGLYMDVEPPKLQWDSLVSFCVYTCEQYGIPPSAIQGHRDYRDTLCPGDKLYALLPRLRQEVAQVLG, encoded by the coding sequence ATGCGACGTCGATCGCTGCTCACCGGTCTCGCCGGCGCGGGGGTGCTCGTTGGTCTGGGCTCCTCGCCCGCGCTCGGCTCACCCGTCCTGCCCATCCGCAGCTGCGCCGACTGGGGCGCGCGGCCGCCGTCGCAGCCGACGAGCGTTGTGAACGAACGGCCGGTGCGCATCCTCATCCACCACACCGCGTCGGCGAACGTCACCGACTACTCGCAGGCCGCGGCCTACGCCAACGCCCGGTGGATCCAGAACCTCCACATGGACACGAACGGCTGGATCGACTCCGGCCAGCACTTCACCAACAGCCGCGGCGGGTTCCTCATGGAAGGCAGGCACGGCAGCCTGGCGGCGCTGCGCGCCGGTGACCGGGTCGTGGTCGGCGCGCACTGTCCCGGCCAGAACACCGCGGCCATCGGAATCGAGAACGAAGGCCTCTACATGGACGTGGAGCCGCCCAAGTTGCAGTGGGACTCGCTGGTGTCGTTCTGCGTGTACACGTGCGAGCAGTACGGCATCCCGCCGTCGGCGATCCAGGGCCACCGGGACTACCGCGACACCCTCTGCCCGGGCGACAAGCTCTACGCCCTGCTGCCACGGCTGCGACAGGAAGTCGCGCAGGTCCTGGGCTGA